From a single Kitasatospora sp. NBC_00458 genomic region:
- a CDS encoding HNH endonuclease, producing the protein MRSTLVLNASYEPLTTVSLQRAVVLVLQDKAVVEQAHPLRSIRGTGVTVPVPRVIRLQRYVRVPFRQQAPWSRRGVLVRDQHLCAYCGRRATTVDHLHPKSRGGEDSWLNTVAACAEDNQRKADRTPEQAGMKLLRKPFVPTPQATLMMALGLRVSDVRELAAWLPAQAVPATAPSAA; encoded by the coding sequence GTGCGCAGCACGCTGGTTCTGAACGCAAGCTACGAGCCGCTGACGACGGTGTCGCTCCAGCGCGCCGTGGTCCTGGTGCTCCAGGACAAGGCCGTGGTGGAACAGGCGCATCCACTGCGCTCCATCCGCGGGACGGGGGTCACCGTGCCGGTGCCCCGGGTGATCAGACTCCAGCGGTACGTCCGGGTGCCGTTCCGACAACAGGCTCCGTGGTCGCGCCGCGGGGTGCTCGTCCGGGATCAGCACCTCTGCGCCTACTGCGGACGGCGGGCCACCACGGTGGACCACCTGCACCCGAAGTCACGGGGCGGCGAGGACAGTTGGCTGAACACCGTCGCCGCCTGCGCGGAGGACAACCAGCGGAAGGCCGACCGGACTCCCGAGCAGGCGGGGATGAAGCTGCTCCGCAAGCCGTTCGTTCCGACGCCGCAGGCGACCCTGATGATGGCGCTGGGGCTGCGCGTCTCGGACGTCCGGGAGCTGGCCGCCTGGCTACCGGCCCAGGCCGTTCCGGCGACGGCGCCCTCCGCCGCCTGA